In a single window of the Anaerocolumna cellulosilytica genome:
- a CDS encoding nucleotidyltransferase family protein, producing the protein MLGHNIDLDSQKELLLSIVSKNDILLEILKMSQFLHLKNYYIGAGCICQTVWNYQNNMELMYGISDVDFVYFDNTDISYEAEDCVIQKVKQQFSHLPVDIDVKNQARVHLWYKDRYGYDLKPYTSLEEAINTWPTTATSIGIKMIGNNLQVYAPFGLNDMFGQIIRANKTQITKDTYVSKCQKWKKKWPALKIIDWE; encoded by the coding sequence ATGCTTGGTCATAATATTGATTTAGATTCACAAAAAGAATTACTTTTGTCTATTGTTTCAAAAAACGATATACTATTAGAAATTCTAAAAATGTCTCAATTTTTACATCTTAAGAATTACTACATAGGTGCAGGGTGTATTTGCCAAACGGTATGGAATTATCAAAATAATATGGAATTAATGTATGGTATTTCGGATGTTGACTTTGTCTATTTTGATAATACTGATATATCCTATGAAGCAGAGGACTGTGTTATACAAAAAGTAAAACAACAATTCTCACACTTACCAGTGGATATAGATGTTAAAAATCAGGCAAGAGTTCATCTGTGGTATAAGGATCGTTACGGATATGATTTAAAGCCCTACACCTCCCTAGAAGAGGCAATTAATACTTGGCCGACAACTGCCACTTCTATAGGTATAAAAATGATTGGGAATAACTTGCAGGTTTATGCACCTTTTGGTCTTAATGATATGTTTGGTCAGATTATTAGAGCTAATAAAACCCAGATTACTAAAGATACATACGTAAGCAAATGCCAAAAATGGAAGAAGAAATGGCCGGCACTTAAAATTATTGATTGGGAATAA
- a CDS encoding DUF3881 family protein yields the protein MHSFLRAIGFSEITDRLELDRLINLITEEPTEKKTYNESNNKTFAEISKLFSKQMGITVRGEYDGDGKFYMEHYFPYFKSNYMSTKEEVSIIKRVDTDAYTGMCDDVRLGVSLIFYLQNVVDYLMEGKDNKQPDRLFSIYLSALSVSGKILLPMEHDEKLAKNNSADVLYRRQLIAEAKKGNQEAIDSLTIDDIDMYAMISRRAKFEDIYTIVETSFTPYGSESDNYSILGIITDMDTLTNEVTGEELYVLTISCNDVIFQVLINKKDLYGEPVVGRRFKGNIWLQGNIDFNSEKCLN from the coding sequence GTGCATAGTTTTTTAAGAGCAATCGGATTTAGTGAGATAACAGACCGTTTAGAATTAGATAGATTAATAAATTTAATTACGGAAGAACCGACAGAAAAGAAAACATACAATGAGAGTAATAATAAAACTTTTGCTGAAATTTCGAAGTTATTCTCGAAACAGATGGGCATTACTGTCCGTGGGGAATATGATGGTGATGGTAAGTTTTATATGGAACACTATTTTCCTTATTTTAAGAGTAATTATATGAGTACAAAAGAGGAAGTATCTATTATAAAAAGAGTAGATACCGATGCTTATACCGGAATGTGTGACGATGTCCGACTGGGGGTTTCTCTGATTTTTTATTTGCAGAATGTAGTAGATTATCTCATGGAAGGTAAGGATAACAAGCAACCTGACAGGCTTTTTTCGATTTACTTATCTGCATTGTCAGTATCTGGAAAAATACTACTTCCCATGGAACATGACGAGAAGCTGGCTAAAAATAATAGTGCAGATGTTCTTTACCGCAGGCAATTGATTGCTGAAGCTAAAAAAGGCAATCAGGAGGCAATTGACAGTCTTACAATAGATGATATTGATATGTATGCCATGATATCGCGAAGGGCAAAATTTGAAGATATATACACAATTGTTGAAACATCTTTTACTCCTTATGGATCAGAATCCGATAATTATTCTATACTTGGAATAATAACCGATATGGATACCTTAACCAATGAGGTTACCGGAGAAGAATTATATGTACTAACGATTTCTTGTAACGATGTAATATTTCAGGTATTAATTAATAAAAAAGATTTGTATGGAGAACCGGTAGTAGGCAGAAGATTTAAAGGGAATATATGGCTGCAAGGCAATATTGATTTTAATTCAGAAAAATGTTTGAATTAA
- a CDS encoding HD-GYP domain-containing protein yields the protein MRRMLLDSIKGHELLAKDILSDSGIVIMSAGSVIKREYVKRLMELGIYYIYVNDELSVGLDDEDSIEEKIKDQCQDIVKEIIDKYSYQGNGDLVEIQSVAEQIMSDIIEEPEVMFSISGVRRKSESTYSHSINVCALSVLLALRLRLPKVKVKEIAIGSLLHDIGYNLMPFDYMDFNYIKSSKQEQKELMKHVILGYSSVVKEDWLSLGAKDIILCHHERLDGTGYPFHKKEDKIKIGSKIVAVCDVFDSFVYGFLVPKMKVHHTIDYIVSQAGVKFDFDIVNCFIEAVAAYPNGTVVVTNRGEKGIVIRQNIKCPTRPVLHMISDANGNKYQTWIEKDLKKELSIMIEDTIEL from the coding sequence ATGAGAAGAATGTTACTTGATTCAATCAAGGGACATGAATTGCTTGCTAAAGATATTCTGAGTGACAGTGGAATTGTAATTATGTCAGCAGGATCTGTTATAAAGAGAGAGTATGTAAAACGTCTCATGGAATTGGGAATTTACTATATATATGTGAATGATGAATTATCTGTTGGTTTGGATGATGAGGACAGTATCGAAGAAAAAATTAAGGATCAGTGCCAGGATATAGTAAAAGAAATAATTGATAAATACTCCTATCAGGGGAATGGTGATCTAGTAGAAATTCAATCTGTAGCAGAGCAGATAATGTCTGATATCATCGAGGAACCAGAGGTTATGTTTAGTATATCAGGAGTGAGGAGGAAAAGTGAGAGTACTTATTCACACTCGATTAATGTATGTGCCCTGTCAGTGCTTCTGGCACTGCGCTTAAGGCTTCCTAAAGTAAAGGTAAAGGAGATAGCCATTGGCAGTTTACTTCATGATATTGGCTATAATTTAATGCCTTTTGACTACATGGATTTTAATTATATAAAAAGCAGTAAACAAGAACAAAAAGAGTTAATGAAGCACGTTATACTAGGTTATTCTTCTGTTGTAAAAGAAGATTGGCTCTCTTTAGGGGCAAAGGATATTATTCTTTGTCATCACGAAAGGCTGGACGGAACTGGTTATCCTTTTCATAAAAAGGAGGATAAAATTAAAATAGGAAGTAAAATAGTAGCCGTGTGTGATGTTTTTGACAGCTTTGTGTATGGTTTTTTGGTGCCTAAGATGAAGGTTCACCATACAATTGATTATATAGTCAGTCAGGCAGGAGTAAAATTTGATTTCGATATCGTTAATTGTTTTATAGAAGCAGTTGCAGCCTATCCCAATGGAACGGTAGTAGTAACAAATCGTGGTGAGAAAGGGATTGTTATCAGACAAAATATAAAATGCCCCACCCGTCCGGTTTTACATATGATTTCAGATGCAAATGGCAATAAATATCAGACTTGGATTGAGAAAGATTTAAAAAAGGAATTATCTATTATGATTGAGGATACAATCGAGTTGTAA
- the adhE gene encoding bifunctional acetaldehyde-CoA/alcohol dehydrogenase produces the protein MSEKKQPTAQEHVDLLVKNAQVALKEFMNFDQETIDNIVHEMALAGLAKQQYLAKFAVEETGRGIYEDKITKNIFATEYIWHSIKYQKTVGIIEDNEEEDFMMVAEPIGIVAGVTPVTNPTSTTMFKILSCIKTRNPIIFGFHPSAQQCSKAAAQILLDAAVKAGAPKNCIQWIEYPSVEATNVLMNHSGVACILATGGPGMVKAAYSSGKPALGVGPGNVPCFIEKTAVLKRAVNDLVLSKSFDNGMICASEQAAIIEAPVYKEVIELMKKAGCYFATKEEIKKLEPVVINIEKHSVNPEIVGQSPVKIAALAGITIPADTKILCTEIEGVGLEYPLSIEKLSPVLAVIKAKDVEDGMVLCEKMLANGGMGHSSVLHSSNQTIIEEFSNRMKTGRIIVNSPSTHGAIGDLYNTNMPSLTLGCGSYGGNSTTHNVSAVDLVNVKRVAKRRNNMQWFKVPSKIYFESGSTAYLSKMPNISKAFIVTDPAMTQLGYVNKVLYQLRNREQYVHCEIFDQVEPDPSLETIMNGVDSMNKFKPDVIIALGGGSAIDAAKGMWLFYENPEADFKNMSLKFLDIRKRTYKFPELGKKAQLVAIPTTSGTGSEVTSFAVISDKTENKKYPLADYELTPDVAIIDPDFVMSVPKKSTAWTGMDVLTHAIEAYISILASDYTDALAIHAIEMVFTYLKRSYELGANDPVAREKMHNASTIAGMAFTNAFLGINHSLAHKLGGEYHVPHGCANAILLPHVVRYNGTSCPTKFTAWPKYENYIVGDKIFALMNKLGFKPKNNDDAVEILATEIEKLNEFLEIPATLKEYGLDEKNYLSKVGTLADLAFGDQCTTANPRLPLVTELENIYLLAYYGKGNIPEKK, from the coding sequence ATGAGTGAAAAGAAACAACCAACAGCACAAGAGCATGTTGATCTTCTTGTGAAAAATGCACAGGTAGCCTTAAAAGAATTTATGAATTTTGATCAGGAAACCATTGATAATATCGTTCATGAAATGGCTTTAGCAGGTTTAGCAAAGCAACAATATCTTGCTAAATTCGCTGTAGAAGAAACCGGAAGGGGTATCTACGAGGATAAAATCACTAAAAATATATTTGCTACCGAATATATTTGGCATTCTATCAAATACCAGAAGACAGTTGGTATCATTGAAGATAATGAAGAAGAAGACTTTATGATGGTGGCTGAACCCATCGGTATAGTAGCTGGTGTCACTCCTGTAACAAATCCAACCTCAACAACTATGTTTAAAATTCTATCATGTATTAAAACCAGAAATCCTATTATTTTCGGTTTTCATCCTAGTGCTCAACAGTGCTCAAAGGCTGCAGCTCAAATTCTATTAGATGCCGCTGTCAAGGCAGGTGCTCCAAAGAATTGTATTCAATGGATAGAATATCCTTCTGTTGAAGCTACAAACGTATTAATGAATCATTCAGGTGTGGCTTGTATCCTTGCAACGGGTGGCCCTGGCATGGTTAAAGCTGCTTATTCTTCTGGTAAACCAGCTCTTGGTGTTGGACCTGGTAACGTACCATGTTTCATTGAAAAAACGGCTGTATTAAAAAGAGCTGTAAATGACTTAGTACTATCAAAATCCTTTGACAATGGTATGATTTGCGCTTCAGAGCAGGCAGCAATTATTGAAGCTCCTGTATACAAAGAAGTGATTGAGTTAATGAAAAAGGCCGGATGCTACTTTGCAACCAAAGAAGAAATCAAAAAATTAGAACCAGTTGTTATTAATATAGAAAAACACTCCGTTAACCCTGAAATCGTAGGTCAGTCTCCTGTGAAAATTGCTGCACTTGCAGGTATAACAATTCCTGCGGATACAAAGATTTTATGCACAGAAATCGAAGGAGTCGGTCTTGAATATCCACTATCCATTGAAAAATTATCCCCTGTCCTTGCAGTGATTAAAGCAAAAGATGTGGAAGATGGTATGGTTTTATGCGAAAAAATGTTAGCAAACGGCGGAATGGGTCACTCTTCCGTACTTCACTCCTCAAACCAAACAATAATTGAAGAATTCTCTAATCGTATGAAAACGGGTAGAATTATTGTTAACTCTCCGTCCACACATGGTGCAATAGGTGATCTTTACAATACCAATATGCCTTCTTTAACCTTAGGCTGCGGTTCCTATGGCGGAAACTCTACAACTCATAACGTATCTGCTGTTGACCTTGTGAATGTCAAACGAGTAGCAAAGAGGAGAAACAATATGCAATGGTTTAAAGTTCCTAGCAAAATTTATTTTGAATCCGGTTCAACGGCATATTTATCCAAAATGCCTAATATCTCAAAAGCATTCATCGTAACTGACCCCGCTATGACCCAGTTAGGATATGTAAATAAAGTTTTGTACCAATTAAGAAATAGAGAGCAATATGTTCATTGTGAAATTTTTGATCAGGTTGAACCCGATCCATCTTTAGAAACCATCATGAATGGCGTCGACTCCATGAACAAGTTTAAACCAGATGTAATCATTGCACTCGGCGGAGGATCAGCAATCGATGCTGCTAAAGGTATGTGGTTATTCTATGAAAATCCGGAAGCCGACTTTAAAAATATGTCCTTAAAATTCTTAGATATCAGAAAGAGAACTTATAAGTTCCCTGAACTTGGAAAGAAAGCACAGTTAGTCGCTATTCCTACGACCTCAGGTACAGGTTCTGAAGTAACCTCCTTTGCTGTTATCTCAGATAAAACAGAGAACAAAAAATATCCTTTAGCAGATTATGAGTTAACTCCTGATGTTGCAATTATTGATCCTGACTTTGTTATGTCAGTTCCTAAGAAATCAACTGCTTGGACCGGTATGGATGTATTAACTCACGCCATTGAAGCTTACATCTCAATCTTGGCATCCGACTATACCGATGCGTTAGCAATTCATGCAATAGAAATGGTATTCACTTACCTGAAGAGATCCTATGAATTAGGAGCAAATGATCCGGTTGCCAGAGAAAAAATGCATAATGCATCAACAATTGCGGGTATGGCATTTACAAATGCTTTCCTTGGTATAAACCACTCCTTAGCACACAAATTAGGTGGAGAATATCATGTACCCCATGGTTGTGCGAATGCTATCTTATTGCCACACGTAGTTCGCTATAATGGTACTTCCTGCCCTACAAAATTCACGGCTTGGCCAAAATATGAGAATTATATCGTAGGTGATAAAATATTTGCCCTCATGAACAAATTAGGATTTAAACCAAAGAATAATGACGATGCGGTAGAAATTTTAGCAACTGAAATTGAAAAGTTAAACGAATTTTTAGAAATACCTGCAACATTAAAAGAGTATGGACTTGATGAAAAGAATTATTTATCTAAAGTAGGTACCTTAGCTGATTTAGCTTTTGGTGATCAGTGTACAACTGCTAACCCTCGTCTTCCATTGGTAACAGAATTAGAAAATATATATTTACTTGCCTACTATGGAAAGGGTAATATTCCTGAGAAAAAATAA